A window of the Xiashengella succiniciproducens genome harbors these coding sequences:
- a CDS encoding COG3014 family protein: protein MRSRFSLSRARQVALSAGITLLLSSCATFYQKTAILQEKIAAGDFQAAYKELEKDKKWAEDNHRVLYFMNRGLVHFMLGEHEASNEYFNKADYYIEDYSKSFGTEALALVTNPMARPYKPEDFESIMIHFYKAFNFIAMNDYESALVECRRIDIRLMQFNEKYKENKSRYTRDAFAHNLMGMIYQAAGDYNNAFIAYRNALEIYESDYNELFGVTPPLQLKLDLLYCAKKVGFNSEVRFYEEKYALKTPEMKDGQGDLVYIWMNGLGPVKAEWSLNLTNMGYKDGLLLFGSEELNFSYPITLSSVSSSTQSQLKDLSVIRVAFPKYVERPPVYVGAQLNYNGESHKLEMAENINKIAFQSLRDRMLREIGNNLLRIATKQAMEYVARKENDNLGAIVSIVNAMTEKADTRNWQSLPYSLYYTRVSMPEGEQVLTLEQQDSFGKLTSEEVKVNIKAGKSAFQIYHQLASYPMLQP, encoded by the coding sequence ATGCGTTCTCGGTTTTCATTAAGTAGAGCAAGACAGGTAGCGTTATCCGCAGGGATAACGCTGCTTTTAAGTTCCTGTGCCACATTTTATCAAAAAACTGCTATTCTCCAGGAGAAGATTGCTGCTGGAGATTTTCAGGCTGCATACAAGGAACTGGAGAAGGATAAAAAATGGGCCGAGGACAACCACAGGGTTCTCTATTTCATGAACCGTGGCCTGGTTCACTTCATGCTGGGCGAGCATGAAGCAAGTAATGAGTACTTCAACAAGGCCGATTATTACATCGAAGATTACAGCAAGAGCTTTGGTACAGAAGCATTGGCCCTCGTTACCAACCCCATGGCCAGGCCATATAAACCGGAGGATTTTGAATCCATCATGATCCATTTTTACAAGGCTTTCAACTTCATTGCGATGAATGATTATGAAAGTGCACTTGTGGAATGCCGGAGGATAGATATCCGCCTGATGCAGTTTAACGAAAAATACAAGGAAAACAAGAGCCGCTATACCCGCGATGCTTTTGCCCACAACCTGATGGGTATGATCTATCAGGCAGCAGGTGACTACAACAATGCTTTTATTGCCTATCGCAATGCTCTGGAGATTTATGAGAGTGATTACAATGAGCTCTTTGGAGTTACTCCTCCACTACAGCTGAAACTGGATCTGCTCTATTGTGCCAAGAAGGTTGGTTTCAACAGTGAGGTTAGATTCTATGAGGAGAAGTATGCCTTAAAGACCCCGGAAATGAAGGATGGACAAGGTGACCTTGTCTATATCTGGATGAACGGATTGGGTCCCGTTAAGGCAGAATGGAGTCTCAACCTGACAAACATGGGCTACAAGGACGGTCTGTTGCTCTTTGGCAGCGAGGAACTTAATTTCAGCTATCCAATAACTCTAAGCAGTGTGTCGTCTTCAACACAGTCACAGCTTAAGGACTTATCAGTTATTCGTGTTGCCTTTCCTAAATACGTAGAGCGCCCCCCTGTATATGTAGGAGCCCAATTAAACTACAACGGGGAAAGTCATAAACTTGAAATGGCTGAAAATATAAATAAGATAGCCTTCCAGTCACTTAGGGACAGAATGCTGAGGGAGATTGGAAATAACCTGCTAAGGATTGCTACCAAACAGGCTATGGAATATGTTGCCCGTAAGGAGAATGATAATCTTGGTGCAATAGTCAGTATTGTAAATGCCATGACAGAAAAGGCTGATACTCGTAACTGGCAGTCTCTTCCCTATTCATTGTATTACACAAGGGTTAGCATGCCGGAAGGTGAACAGGTTCTGACATTAGAGCAACAGGACTCATTTGGAAAGCTAACATCTGAAGAAGTGAAGGTGAATATAAAAGCCGGTAAAAGTGCATTCCAGATTTACCATCAGTTGGCTTCATATCCTATGCTCCAACCCTAA
- a CDS encoding DUF6913 domain-containing protein, whose translation MILFEGCRTKICKSILKKRIKKRNRKVVARGLNQASSLGIIFDANKKEDVSLIKALLKELPGVKELSAIGYYSVKKVPHDYISDKSWYFFTPNECDFLFRPKGEYFDAFIEKKFDILLVLDNSNHTPIEWLAAMSLSGFKAGRSGYYDHVLDFMIELKEGGTERLLKELKHYLGNLNNQNA comes from the coding sequence ATGATATTATTTGAAGGATGTAGAACTAAGATTTGCAAGAGTATTCTTAAGAAGCGCATTAAGAAGCGTAACAGAAAGGTTGTTGCCAGGGGTCTGAACCAGGCCTCAAGTCTGGGCATTATATTCGATGCAAACAAAAAGGAAGATGTCAGCCTGATAAAGGCATTATTAAAGGAATTACCTGGTGTTAAGGAATTAAGTGCTATAGGCTATTATAGTGTAAAAAAGGTGCCGCATGACTACATTAGCGACAAGTCATGGTATTTTTTCACACCCAATGAATGCGACTTCTTGTTCCGACCCAAAGGTGAGTATTTTGATGCCTTTATTGAAAAAAAATTCGATATCCTGCTTGTTTTGGATAATTCCAACCATACCCCCATTGAGTGGCTTGCAGCCATGTCTCTTTCCGGCTTTAAAGCCGGAAGATCTGGTTATTATGATCATGTATTGGACTTCATGATAGAATTAAAGGAAGGGGGAACTGAAAGACTTCTGAAAGAATTAAAGCATTATTTGGGCAATTTGAATAACCAAAATGCCTAA
- a CDS encoding penicillin-binding protein activator LpoB: protein MKHLLIATVLVLGFGLQGCKSHSVERIGTEETIDLSGRWNDSDSRMTAEAMVDQILNAGWLDQHVRKTGERPVVIVGLVYNKSHEHINAETFIKDVERAFINSGRVRLVQAGEKREELRRERASQQDFASIETAKRWGQELGADYMLNGDINSIVDSYKKEKVTYYQVNLELTDIESSEVVWIGDKRIRKYITN from the coding sequence ATGAAGCATTTACTTATTGCAACAGTGCTGGTTTTGGGATTTGGCCTGCAAGGCTGCAAGTCGCACAGCGTAGAGCGTATAGGCACAGAGGAGACAATTGATTTGAGTGGACGCTGGAATGATTCTGACTCCAGGATGACGGCTGAAGCTATGGTTGACCAGATTCTTAATGCAGGATGGCTCGATCAGCATGTAAGAAAGACAGGTGAAAGACCTGTTGTAATCGTTGGTCTGGTTTATAACAAGTCACACGAACACATCAATGCTGAAACCTTTATTAAAGACGTTGAACGCGCTTTCATCAATAGCGGTAGGGTTCGTCTGGTACAGGCCGGAGAGAAGAGAGAAGAACTACGTCGTGAGCGTGCTTCACAACAAGATTTTGCTTCTATTGAAACTGCCAAGCGTTGGGGGCAGGAACTTGGTGCTGACTACATGCTTAATGGTGATATTAACTCAATAGTTGACAGCTACAAAAAAGAAAAAGTAACTTATTATCAGGTAAATCTGGAACTTACTGATATCGAATCTAGTGAAGTTGTTTGGATTGGTGACAAGAGGATTCGCAAATATATTACTAACTGA
- the ligA gene encoding NAD-dependent DNA ligase LigA yields the protein MDKQSAEAAIKSLRDELHHHNILYYVKNSPEISDYEYDQKMTELIRLEALYPEFYDSNSPSVRVGSDLSQEFKQVRHKYPMLSLGNSYSIGELRDFVERVYRLAGTRPAFVCELKFDGTAISLSYENGLLASGVTRGDGEVGDDITQNIKTLRSIPLRLIGNYPAQLEVRGEIYMPRKGFEELNRMREEIGEQPFANPRNAAAGSLKLQNSAQVAKRPLECFLYQFISDDLPYQTHAELLKAASEWGLRVSPHYVRCTSFEEIEAYITHWDTERRKLPFDIDGVVIKVDDMQLREELGFTAKSPRWAIAYKFKPEAAYTRLNSVDFQVGRTGVVTPVANLDPVLLAGTTVKRASLHNADIIESLDLHIGDMVSVEKGGEIIPKITGVDKSKRTEEHEKVRFITACPECGTPLVREEGEAAHICPNRASCPPQIKGRIEHFISRQAMDISGLGSETIALLYDKGLIKNVADLYRLKESDIAPLEGLGERSAANIISGIEASKQIPFSRVLFALGIRFVGETVAKKLASSLRSMDRIMNASFEELLAVDEIGQKIAASIKAYFADEANVRLVEDLRFFGLKMEEVESGNIAVSDTLNGLSFVVSGVFSISRDELKGLIEAHGGKNLSSVTGKTDYLVAGDNMGPAKLEKAQKLGVKIISEQDFMKMIGK from the coding sequence ATGGATAAGCAAAGTGCTGAGGCTGCAATAAAGAGTCTAAGGGATGAGTTACATCATCACAACATCCTTTACTATGTAAAAAACAGCCCTGAAATCTCTGATTATGAGTATGACCAGAAGATGACGGAGCTTATCCGTTTGGAGGCACTTTATCCCGAATTCTATGATTCAAACAGTCCATCAGTAAGGGTTGGTAGTGATCTCAGTCAGGAGTTTAAGCAGGTTCGCCACAAATACCCCATGCTTTCCCTTGGAAACAGTTATTCCATAGGTGAACTACGCGATTTTGTAGAGCGGGTGTATCGTCTTGCAGGAACTCGTCCGGCCTTTGTCTGTGAACTTAAATTTGACGGTACCGCTATTTCCCTGTCATACGAAAATGGATTACTAGCCTCTGGAGTAACACGAGGAGACGGAGAGGTTGGTGATGACATTACACAGAACATCAAGACACTTAGAAGTATACCACTCAGACTTATAGGGAATTATCCTGCCCAACTTGAAGTAAGGGGTGAGATTTATATGCCCCGAAAGGGTTTTGAAGAACTCAACAGGATGCGCGAGGAGATTGGAGAACAACCCTTTGCAAATCCTCGCAATGCCGCAGCAGGATCACTGAAGTTGCAAAATAGTGCCCAGGTAGCCAAACGCCCCCTTGAATGCTTCCTCTATCAGTTTATTAGTGATGATTTACCCTATCAGACCCATGCTGAACTGCTGAAAGCAGCATCTGAATGGGGACTCAGGGTATCACCCCACTATGTTAGATGTACCAGCTTTGAAGAAATTGAAGCTTATATCACACATTGGGACACTGAACGCAGAAAGCTCCCCTTCGATATTGACGGGGTTGTAATCAAGGTTGATGACATGCAGTTGCGCGAGGAACTGGGTTTTACAGCAAAGAGTCCCCGCTGGGCAATCGCATATAAGTTTAAGCCCGAAGCGGCCTATACAAGGCTTAATTCGGTCGATTTTCAGGTTGGTCGCACTGGTGTTGTAACTCCGGTAGCTAATCTGGATCCTGTATTACTTGCGGGAACAACTGTAAAACGTGCATCACTGCATAATGCAGACATAATTGAATCGCTTGACCTGCATATCGGAGACATGGTATCAGTTGAAAAGGGAGGCGAGATAATTCCTAAGATAACTGGTGTTGATAAAAGCAAGCGCACAGAAGAACATGAAAAAGTAAGGTTTATAACCGCTTGTCCTGAATGCGGTACCCCACTTGTCCGAGAGGAAGGTGAAGCTGCACATATATGTCCCAACCGTGCCTCCTGTCCACCGCAGATCAAGGGCCGAATAGAGCATTTCATAAGCCGTCAGGCCATGGATATCTCAGGACTGGGTAGTGAAACAATAGCTCTACTGTACGATAAGGGACTAATTAAGAACGTAGCCGACCTATATCGGTTAAAGGAATCTGACATAGCACCACTGGAAGGACTTGGTGAAAGGTCCGCAGCCAATATTATAAGTGGTATAGAGGCATCAAAGCAGATACCTTTCTCAAGGGTATTATTTGCACTTGGCATTCGTTTTGTTGGTGAGACAGTCGCCAAGAAGCTTGCTTCTTCCCTGCGTTCCATGGACAGAATTATGAATGCTTCATTTGAGGAACTTCTGGCTGTGGACGAAATAGGACAGAAAATAGCTGCAAGCATAAAAGCTTATTTTGCAGATGAAGCTAATGTCCGGCTTGTTGAAGATCTGAGATTTTTCGGCCTTAAAATGGAGGAAGTGGAAAGTGGTAACATCGCAGTGTCGGATACACTTAACGGACTTAGCTTTGTGGTTAGTGGGGTGTTTTCAATATCGCGCGATGAGCTAAAAGGCCTGATAGAGGCCCACGGAGGCAAGAACCTGTCCTCAGTTACCGGAAAAACAGACTATCTGGTTGCCGGTGACAACATGGGACCCGCAAAACTTGAAAAAGCACAGAAACTTGGGGTAAAGATTATTTCGGAACAGGACTTTATGAAAATGATCGGTAAATAA